The DNA window GCCAAGAAGTGCCAGGTTAAACTAGGCATCTATAATCTACGTGGTGAGTTGGTCGAGACGTTAGTCGACACCGAGCAACATGCCGGTAATTACACCTTCACCTGGAACGCGATCAATGCTCCGAGCGGAGTTTATATCTGCCGTTTAATCGCCGAGGGTGGGGGAGTTTTGACCAGGAAAATGACCCTGATGAAGTAGGGATGACGGGAGGAGCTTTTCATGGAGCTGGGTTCTTCAGGAGGAAATCTAGGCCGACAAGTTGAGTTATTAAAACAACTTGCCGGCCTTTTTATTTTTATCAAAATAAATCTTTGACGAAATAAACTTTCTTTGATATATTTAAATCAGTATTTTGTCCCCAAAGTAGGGGATAATTTAACCAAAATCCAAATTCATTTTTTGAGTTTTTATCCGCCATCTGGCTGATTGGATTTTGACCTTTTGAAAGGGGGTGTTTTTATGGCCGTTGAAGTAAAAAGAAAACAAAACGAATCGACCGAAGGGTTGCTTCGCCGTTTTTCCCAGCGCGTTTTACAGAGCCGGGTTGTTTTTCGTGCCAAAGCTGGACGTTATAGAACAAAGCCAAAAACCAAACGTCAGGTAAAAGAATCGGCTTTGCGTCGCAAATATCTGCGTGAAAAAAGAGATTATCTCCAAAAAATCGGACAACTACCAGAAGAGACAACTGGCAATTTTGGTAAATCATCTTTTAAAAGATAATTTTTATGAGTTTGCTCTCGCAGCTGGACAATGATCTCAAGTCCGCCATGATCGCTCGCAATAGTGAGTTGACTGATTTGTTGCGCCTCCTGAAAGCCGCTCTCAAAAATGAAATGATTGGTCTCAAAAAACAAGATTTGACCGATGAAGAAGTTTTCAAAGTCCTCAAGCGCGAAGCCAAAAAGCGTGAAGACTCTATCCCCCTTTTCACTTCTGGTAATCGCCCAGAGTTAGCCGCAAAAGAACAAGCAGAATTAGCTCTGATCAAAAAATATCTGCCCGCAGAATTGAGCGAAGACAAAATCAGAGAAATTGTTGAATCCGTTATTGCCGAGCTCGGCGCTTCTTCTCCGAGTCAATTTGGCCTCGTCATGAAAGCCGCCATGGCCAAAGCCGGCGGCCAAGCTGATGGCGGCGTTGTTAGTAGGGTGGTCAAAGAAATTTTAAAGTAAAACTAAAAAATAAATATGAAAAAAATATTTTTTCCTCTTTTTATTATTTTGGCGATTTTTCTTTTGGCCGAGCCCGCTTCCGCCGCCAGTAGCCTCACCACTCGCCTCAAGGGCCGACTGCTCCTCCAAGTAGAGGATCGCGGTCGTATCTGGTATGTGGATCCAGTTGGCTCACAAAAGCACGAGGTCACCTTTGCCAATGCTTTGGAATTATTCAAAAAATTATCCCTAGGTATTACCAATAGTGATCTCAATAAAATTCCCATTGACCCCGAGGCTGTCTCTGATCAGCTGGACACTGATAATGACGGTTTTTCTGATAAAAGTGAAGTGCAGAATGGTTATCATCCCGAAGTTGCCTCCAATCCAGACAAGCGCGGCAATGACAAGGTTTCGCCTTACCCGGCTCTTATGAATCGCCTCAAAGGCCGACTACTTCTCCAAGTCGAGGATCGTGGCCGTATCTGGTATGTGGATCTGGATGGCAAGAGATGGGAAGTTACTTGGGGTAATCTGATGAGCTTGTTTACCAAGCTGGCGCTGGGTATCAAAAATACTGATTTGGATGAAGTAGGCGAGTGGCAGACGTATCATAGCAATAGTTATGGCTTTGAATTTCAATTTCCGACCAGCTATTCTATCAAGCCGTCAAGTGAATATGCCCTCTATTTAATCAATGCTTCTGACAACGCCTCAATTTTCCTTCGCATTG is part of the Candidatus Kuenenbacteria bacterium genome and encodes:
- a CDS encoding GatB/YqeY domain-containing protein, whose product is MSLLSQLDNDLKSAMIARNSELTDLLRLLKAALKNEMIGLKKQDLTDEEVFKVLKREAKKREDSIPLFTSGNRPELAAKEQAELALIKKYLPAELSEDKIREIVESVIAELGASSPSQFGLVMKAAMAKAGGQADGGVVSRVVKEILK
- a CDS encoding T9SS type A sorting domain-containing protein; translation: MSGVTSVESPKIWALSVAQIAGVDSRATSPDQFTLSQNYPNPFNPSTNITYTLAKKCQVKLGIYNLRGELVETLVDTEQHAGNYTFTWNAINAPSGVYICRLIAEGGGVLTRKMTLMK